The sequence AACACTCCTGTTGATGAAGGGAAGGAGGCAGAAGACTGGAAACTATAGGTCAGTTATTGGTGAGATTTTAGAGTTGATTATTGAGGATGAGGTTACAGAGAACTTGTAAAATAGGATTGATTCAGTACggctttgtcaaggggaggtcatggttgacaaatctgttagaattctttgacgaGGTAATGATAATTAGATAAAAGAGATCCATTggacatagagttatagagtcatagagatatataacacagaaacagacccttcggtccaacccgtccataccgaccagatatcccaacccaatctagtcccacctgccagcatttggcccatatccctctaaaccttattcatagatccatccagatgcccttaaagtgttgtaactgtatgaTCTATTTGGTATTCCAGAAAGCCtatgacaaggtgctgcacagtagGCTGCTAAAAAAAGATAACAGCCCATGTTGTTATGGAGagagaattggctgactggcagaaggcacaGAGTGaagataaaggggtctttttcaggatggcagctggtgactagtggaatttcacagggtcagtgttgggatcacaaaaATTCATGTTATACATGAATGGTCTggacgaaggaactgagggcactgttgctaagtttgcagatgacacaaagttaggtggagggacagagagggttgaGGAAGAGGGGAGGCTGcaaaaggatttggacaggtgaggagaatgggcaaagaattGGCACATGGAACAGAATATAGGAAAGGTATGAGGTTTGCACtttgtaggaagaatagaggcatggactatttcctAAATAGGGAAAGGTTTCcgaaatctgaagcacaatggGACTTAGGGACCTTAGTTCAGTattttcttaaggttaacatgcaggttcagttggcagtttgaAAGGTAATGCAATGCTAGCATCATTTCAagaggtgaaaaatgtgttgctagaaaagcgcagcagctcaggcagcatccaaggagcaggagaatcgacgtttcgggcgtaagcccttcttctcctgctccttggatgctgcctgacctgctgtgcttttccagcaacacatttttcagctctgatctccagcatctgcagtcctcactttctccaagatcaTTTCAAGTGGGCCGgattacaagagcagggatgtactgctgaggctggatAAGGCTCTCGTGAGACTGCAttgggaatattgtgagcagttttagggCCTGTattgaaggaaggatgtgctggcactgAAGGGGGTCTAggggaggttcacaagaatgatgcTGGGGGTGAAGGGCTTGACATACTCCACCGGTTATGGAGGGCTTGATCCATTCCATCGGTTATGGATTGACATCCTGAAATAACCCCTTATCCCAACACTCTGTCTTCTGTTAGCCAGTCCATCTTATTGGCTTCACTCATATCTTGGACAAAGGGAATCTGCCATCTTGTCTGCTCCCCTCAGTAACTCAAGACACAAGAATATAAGAACATCAGAACTAGGAGTAGGAGCAGGCCATCTCGCGCCTCCGCCATTGAataaaaccatggctgatcttatcaTGACCTCAgctccacacacccaccctctcaccattaccCTCAGAAGTCCATTTACCttcaccttaaaaacattcaacgaggtCGTGTTAACTGCGTCACTGGGCAGGGAATGCCACAGATCCACAACCCTCTGGgggaagaagttcctcctcaactcagtcctaaatctgctccccccttattttgaggcaatGCCCCCTAGCTCTAGTTTTgcccatcagtggaaacaactTACCTGCTTCGATCCCACAAGACCGACAACAAAGTGGGTGAACTGAGCTGTTCGTTTTGTGTCTGCCTCCTATGGTTATAATCCTTGCATGCCATGTGGTTATTGCTGCATTTCTTATCCAATCCCAGTGACCACCAAGTCAGAATGACGTTTGCCCAGTTCTAAGGGTGGTTCAGTATTGACCATATTGATGTCGTTGAGCAAGCTGCCTTGTTGTCTACTTGTTTAATGTCCTTATCCAGTCTGCTCCATATAAGAACAGCAGAGAATTAAACAAGAAGACAACTTTGAATCCCCTCCCCCAGAGCAGGGGCTATCACTGTGACCATTCCGTTCTgtgtacaaacacacacacacacacacaccgctgcAGGCACATCACGTGTATATGAGTACGCAgttagacacacacatacactgggCCAAAAGGCTGTTTAACGATCTGAACAAGTACACCATTTACAGAGAACACTCGTTTTACATTGCATCATTTAACATTGTTTTCTTACAGTGGCTCTTTACTTGCAAAATCATTTTCTTCAAATTACAGAATAGATtgcctatagtatggaaacaggcccttcggcccaaccagtccacaccgaccctctgaagagtaacccacccagacccattccccctaccttaATATTTAACccagactaatacacctaacctacatgtccccaaacactatgggcaatttagctaacctgcacatctttggactgtgggaggaaaccagagcacccagaggaaagccacgcagagaacatgcaagctccacacaggcagtcacccaaggttggaattgaacctgcgaccctggcgctatgaggcagcagggctaaccactgtgccacctgttgAACACAGCTGCCTTCTGGCAGTGCCTAAACCATCTatgcctccttccccctccccaaccctgcatCCCGCCCACCTTTTCCCCACCTTGTTTCCTTGCTCCCCTGGCCTTGCTTTCCCCTCactaccttctctcccccctgtcCTGGCTTTGGCTCCTGTCCTCCCAGAATTGTTTCCTCCACCCCGGCTttgccccccacccaccccaccccacctcttgTAGTCTTCAATTCAATGAGCTGCTTTGGGAGGCTCATGTACTCCCCCTGCAGGTCACCATGTACGAGACTGGCATCTCCAATCACCGCTGTCATGGAGAGCCCATGGTCTGTCCAGGATCAGGGGCAGAGAGCTCACACGGTCACATCTTAATGGGAGCTGTGAGCACTGGAACTGGAGAACATGTAGGTTTGGTGTGGCTCAGGGTATGACCAGCTCCTGTTCCCATcatgcacagtggttagcactgctgcctcacagcgccagagacccgggttcaattcccgcctcaggcgactgactgtgtggaatttgcacattctccccgtgtctgcgtgggtttcctccgggtgctccggtttcctcccacagtccaaaaatgtgcaggttaggtgaattgtccatgctgaattgcccgtagtgttaggtacaaagtaaatgtaggggaatgggtctgggtgggtgcacttcggtgggtcggtgtggacttgttgggccgaagggcctgtttccacgctgtaagtaatctaatctaatctaatttcactCCACTGACAGAGTGCAGGGGTCACTCGGAATGACAGCTGGATGACAAACTGgccagaggccattcagcccatcttccATACCCAGTGCCCTCCCAGGTAAGACCATAACATGTagaaacagaaattaggccattcagcccgagtctgcttcgccattcaatcatggctgacaggtttctcaaccccattcgcCCACTtactcctcataacccttgatccccttgacaatcaagaacctatctatctcagtctcaaatatactcaaagtcctggcctccacagccttctgttgcAACGAATCCATAGATTGACTGCTCTCTGACCAAAGACGTTGctctttatctccgttctaaaaggtcttccctttactctaccCCTCGGGTCCCAGTCTCTCCGACCGTACACAGTGCCCTCCCAGTTTCACACCAGCTTtgcctctctttcctctctccaaTAGGCCTCTGACCCTGGGTTTCCCAAGCGACAGCTCGCAAGCACTCCCAACCCAACGTGTCAGAGGTCAAAGTTCAAATGTGAGCCCGGGCACAGGTGAAAGTTCACCACCACACAGAATCATCCAGaaatatttaatttatttttcattttaaataaaaaaaagagcTAGGCAGTCTTTAAGGCTGTGGTCGATACTGTGCCGGGATTGGTGCAGAGTGTGAAGGGAGGGGCTGGCAGGGGAAGTGTCgctccctctatctgtccacacTGGTTTCTGCCAGGCGGTTGTTCATAATGGCGAGGGCGCCCACCCCCTCGGAGAAGCCGTTGTGccgggggtggtggtggtggtggtgatggtgttgtGGGTGTTGCCCGCTCGCCCTGGGGTGGCCGTTTGCCGTCTCCAGCAGCTGCTTCTGCATGATGGCCAATGCCACCTTGTTGGAGGCCAGGAGGTCCCTCATGGAGATCAGCTCCCCGGAGAGCCGCCTGCCCCCGTCCACCGTCTCGCTCTCGTTGAAGGCATCTGTCTCGATGGAGATCTTCCGCCTGGACAGCCCGGGAGCCACGGCGTTCCTCCCGGGCCTGAGGAGCTTCCTCTGGCACCGGACACAGCACTGGCACTCCAACCTCCTCAGGCTCCAGTTGAGGAACTGCTTGATGACGATGGATATGACGTTGAACAGGGAATAAATACAACACACCCCCATCAGGATGAACAGGAAGTTGCCGAAACGGTAGAACCCTTGGTAGTCGTACCTCATGTTCTGGCTGCTCACCAGGTCCCCGAAGCCAATGGTGCTGAAAGCCACAAAGCAGAAGTAGATGGAGTCCAGGTAGCTCCAACCTTCCACGGGCGTGTACATGGCGGAAGCGCAGCAAGAGATGGCAATGGCGGCCAGACCCAGGATCAACATGACGTAGTAGACGGAGGGCTTCCAGCCCGCCAGGCTGTCCACCTCAGCAGCGGCGGTACCCGGCTCGGGGCAGTTTTCGTGAGGAAGCACCCCCCTGCGCCTCAGCCTCCTCTCATGGCAGCTCTTCAGGACGTAGGCCAGCACGGTGATCAGCCGCTCCAGGAACAGGTTGAAGAACAAGATGGTGGCAGCACAGCCCACCAGGCCGTAGAAGATCAGGAATACCTTCCCGCTGACCGTGGCTGGTGTGGTCATCCCGAAACCTGGAACGCAAACACACCACCCTGAGTCAATGGCACCGGggcgaggtgggggggggaggggcatgCGCGGACACGGAGGAGGGCCTGCATCGGTGTTGTGCCCGGAGCATCCCAAACCTCCTCCCGGCCAATGAAGGATTCCTGTTGGAATGTGGGAGAGTCATTGacgcacagcaagctcccacagaccACGCCGGCTCATTCAGTGCAATCAATGttggttgaaggataaatatcAGCACAAGTTGTCCTGAGATTCTCTCAGAGagaggcccattgagtctgtgctgctcAACAACAAGCACCTAACTATaccccagcacttggcccatagccttgttcCCACAGCACATCGAAATACTtcatagaacacagtcatcgaatCTCGACAGTGCAGataaaggccattcagctcatcaagtctgcactgactctctgaagaggatcccatccagactcacacCCTATCCCCATCATCCCACATGGCCGTGACTAATCCACTTCCCCTGGGCACAACAGAGCAATTGAGGTTCTTCagtgttatgagggtttctgcctctcccacccttacaggcagcgGGTTCCAGATGTTcccccaccctctgggtgaaggtaGTTCTCCTCACATCACCTCAAAGCCTCCTGCCCCTAACCTCAATATGCCCCCTGTCACTGACCCTTCCAACATGGGGAAAGGCTCCTTCTCTAGGTTATGACCAGGTGCCCTCCTGGGAGACAGGCAGGGGCTCAACTGAACGTCTGTCCAGGAAGATGGCACCTGGAATGAGCATATTACCTTGTAACGAAGGGCTGGACCTATATCCCCTGGAGTTTGGGAGACTCAGAGGTGATGTGATTGAAAcacataagatcctgaggggacttgactgggAGGATGCTGAAgggatgttttctcttgtggaagaatctagaactaggtgTCACAGGTTAAAAGTAAGGTGTTGCCCACTTAAAACAGAGGTGAGgaaacttttttttctctctgctggttgttagtctttggaattcccttcctcaggatacggaatatttaaatattttgaaggCAGAGACAGATAGACCTTTAgactcagagagatgtacagcacggaaacaagacccttcctgtccatgctgaccagatatcccaacccaatctagtcccacctgccagtacccggcccatatccctccaaacccttcctattcatatacccatccaaatgcctcttcaatgttgtaattgtaccagcctccaccacatcttctggcagctcattccatacacgtaccaccctctgtgtgaaaaagttgccccttaggtccctttcaaatctttccccctcaccctaaacctatgccctctaattctggactcccccaccccagggaaaataccttgtctatttaccctatccatgcccctcatgattttataaacctctataaggtcacccctcagcctctgacgctccagggaaaacagccccagcctgttcagcctctccctgtagctcagatcctccaaccctggcaacatccttgtaaatcttttctgaaccctttcaagttgcacaacatctttccaatgacCAAAGGGATGAAAGGTTATTGGGGGCGTTTAGCAACGTACAGTTGAGGTTAAGAAGCAGACCAGCCATGACCTATTGACTAGCAGGACAGGttcgaagggctgagtggccttgtTTGTATCGTTGTTTGTCACTGTATGTGCAGAGGAGCCTCAGCCTGGGCGTTTACACTCAAATCTGCATACCTCTACCTGAGAGGACAGAGAAGTCGCCAATGAGTGACAGAAAGCATGAGAATATTGGCTCTATTGAAACGAAATGGACAGGGGAGATAAAACAGTAAAATCAAGGGCCTTTGTAACTTCTGAATCTTTTCTTGATGATTATGATGAATACAAACCATCTGGAGTCCCATCTACAGTCTGGTCTGTGGTTGGTGGGGTTGATTGTTTCATAATTAGAAAGTTCATAGGTTTGAGCAAGAGACATAAGCACAAAGCCCTGATTGAAAGTCCTGGCCAGCTCTGAGGGACTGCCAAGCTGCCGAGCGTTGGGGTCAATACAAAACTGACGTTCCATCAGGCAGATGTAAAAGATCAAATGCCGCTATTTCAAAGGAGAGGAAGGGAGTTATCAGCATCACTTATTTCCTCACCAATAAGTGATGACTCAGTCAGCAACACTAACGCTTATTATCTGATCAAAGTCAGAAATCAAATGACGCCAGGTTttggtccaacaggttcatt is a genomic window of Chiloscyllium punctatum isolate Juve2018m chromosome 4, sChiPun1.3, whole genome shotgun sequence containing:
- the kcnk13a gene encoding potassium channel subfamily K member 13a isoform X2, which translates into the protein MGLHRLLLLRGNRGLYNRSRSFCGERETKNTPLPATGFGMTTPATVSGKVFLIFYGLVGCAATILFFNLFLERLITVLAYVLKSCHERRLRRRGVLPHENCPEPGTAAAEVDSLAGWKPSVYYVMLILGLAAIAISCCASAMYTPVEGWSYLDSIYFCFVAFSTIGFGDLVSSQNMRYDYQGFYRFGNFLFILMGVCCIYSLFNVISIVIKQFLNWSLRRLECQCCVRCQRKLLRPGRNAVAPGLSRRKISIETDAFNESETVDGGRRLSGELISMRDLLASNKVALAIMQKQLLETANGHPRASGQHPQHHHHHHHHPRHNGFSEGVGALAIMNNRLAETSVDR
- the kcnk13a gene encoding potassium channel subfamily K member 13a isoform X1, whose protein sequence is MLARDSRCGCCPLNEENGRLVLLAALLAVYLVCGAAVFSAIEQPKEREAQRRWLHAQSNFSRRYNISGTELRRFLRDYEQANVAGVRVDETRPRWDFTGSFYFVGTVVSTIGFGMTTPATVSGKVFLIFYGLVGCAATILFFNLFLERLITVLAYVLKSCHERRLRRRGVLPHENCPEPGTAAAEVDSLAGWKPSVYYVMLILGLAAIAISCCASAMYTPVEGWSYLDSIYFCFVAFSTIGFGDLVSSQNMRYDYQGFYRFGNFLFILMGVCCIYSLFNVISIVIKQFLNWSLRRLECQCCVRCQRKLLRPGRNAVAPGLSRRKISIETDAFNESETVDGGRRLSGELISMRDLLASNKVALAIMQKQLLETANGHPRASGQHPQHHHHHHHHPRHNGFSEGVGALAIMNNRLAETSVDR